One genomic region from Carettochelys insculpta isolate YL-2023 chromosome 4, ASM3395843v1, whole genome shotgun sequence encodes:
- the LOC142012226 gene encoding uncharacterized protein LOC142012226 has translation MSRPDLDTHRLALLAAKEDVVNRRASTSWALFAYGKRSELKLLDSGAGGADELSRKFSSSSVMYGLCRTQDPSSGQPHVILISWVGEKVPESHRRTCAGHLPAIKAFFREAGLVLSARHPEEVTEEGLHRMLSCLAPAGGTIPVPGRGPASSSEELVGTNYRKTNPALEIRRTKRDSFWAQAEREEEQRKEEERRRLLEERKRWEHQRMAEERREAAERERKFQEKARLIEEQRKEQARLEAEERRKERARWEQQQREHEAAVRDRLRRSESIEKAVEAAALVSQRPQDPREFFRQRERSGSGSGSGSGFASGAQSPPAPLAVRPGAAHKPYLRYQRSLTESAFIFRRPEPPALPGDLLPAASSSPASERSSPRAAPSTSPCQPTPLPPASPPGTGRLPPASPPGTGRLPPASPPGTGPLPPASPPGTGSLPPASPPGMRHLPPASPPGMRDLPPASPPQTGPLPPASPPQTGPLPRDIQPRTKDLPHFSPAITITLPSISLAEPSAPAPASPPGPSAPSLPSTPRAKLPPPPSPPPATSPPRAGSTPPPSPPSAASPPRAGSPPPPSPPPADSPPRAGSPPPPSPPPADSPPRAGSPPPPSPPPADSPPRAGSPPPPSPPPADSPPRAGSTPPLSPQPAASPPRAGSPPPPSPPPADSPPRAGSPPPPSPPPAASPPGAGSPPPPSPPPADSPLRAGSPPPPSPPPAASPPRTGSPPPPSPPPADSPPRPPTC, from the exons GGCCCTGTTTGCGTATGGGAAGCGCAGTGAGCTGAAGCTGCTGGACTCGGGAG CCGGCGGGGCGGACGAGCTGTCTCGGAAGTTCTCCAGTAGCAGCGTCATGTACGGCCTGTGCCGCACCCAGGACCCCAGCTCCGGGCAGCCCCACGTCATCCTCATCAGCTGG GTGGGAGAGAAGGTGCCAGAGTCCCACAGACGGACGTGTGCGGGGCACCTGCCGGCCATCAAGGCTTTCTTCAGG GAGGCTGGCCTGGTGCTGAGTGCCCGCCACCCCGAAGAGGTGACAGAGGAGGGGCTCCACCGCATGCTGTCCTGCCTCGCGCCGGCCGGCGgcaccatccctgtccccgggcgAGGGCCAGCAAGCAGCTCGGAGGAGCTGGTG ggCACCAACTACAGGAAAACAAACCCCGCCCTGGAGATCCGCAGGACCAAGCGGGACTCATTCTGGGCACAAGCTGAG AGGGAAGAGGAGCAGCGGAAGGAGGAGGAGCGCCGGCGGCTGCTGGAGGAGCGGAAGCGTTGGGAGCACCAGCGCATGGCGGAGGAGAGGCGAGAGGCGGCTGAGCGGGAGCGCAAGTTCCAGGAGAAGGCCAGGCTGATCGAGGAGCAGAG GAAGGAGCAGGCCCGGCTGGAGGCGGAGGAGCGCCGGAAGGAGAGGGCCCGATGG gagcagcagcagcgggagcaCGAGGCGGCCGTGCGGGACCGGCTCCGGCGCAGCGAGTCCATCGAGAAGGCAGTG GAGGCGGCCGCGCTGGTCTCCCAGCGGCCACAGGACCCGCGAGAGTTCTTCAGGCAGCGGGAacgctccggctccggctccggctccggctccggcttcGCTTCGGGAGCCCAGTCGCCCCCGGCGCCCCTCGCTGTCAGGCCAG GAGCAGCCCACAAGCCCTACCTGCGCTACCAGCGCAGCCTGACGGAGTCAGCGTTCATCTTCCGCCGGCCAGAGCCGCCTGCGCTGCCGGGCGACCTCCTCCCGGCCGCCTCCAGCTCTCCCGCCTCCGAGCgcagctcccccagggctgccccttccACCAGTCCATGCcagcccacacccctgccccctgccagccccccagggacGGGgcgcctgccccctgccagccccccagggacGGGgcgcctgccccctgccagccccccagggacggggcccctgccccctgccagccccccagggacggggtccctgccccctgccagcccaccagGGATGAggcacctgccccctgccagcccaccagGGATGAGGGACCTGCCCCCTGCTAGCCCACCACAAACAggacccctgccccctgccagcccaccacAAACAGGACCCCTGCCCCGAGATATTCAGCCCAGGACCAAAGATCTGCCCCATTTCAGCCCAGCTATAACCATAACTCTGCCTTCCATCAGCCTCGCTGAACCCagtgctccagctcctgccagccctcctggacccagtgctccatccctTCCCAGCACTCCCAGAGCCAAACTtccacccccgcccagccccccacctgctaCCAGCCCTCctagagctgggtctacacccccacccagccccccatctgctgccagccctcctagagctgggtccccacccccgcccagccccccacctgctgatagccctcccagagctgggtccccacccccacccagccccccacctgctgatagccctcccagagctgggtccccacccccacccagccccccacctgctgatagccctcccagagctgggtccccacccccacccagccccccacctgctgaTAGCCCTCctagagctgggtctacacccccactcagcccccaacctgctgccagccctcctagagctgggtccccacccccgcccagccccccacctgctgatagccctcccagagctgggtccccacccccacccagccccccacctgctgccagccctcccggagctgggtccccacccccgcccagccccccacctgctgatagccctctcagagctgggtccccacccccaccgagccccccacctgctgccagccctcctagAACTgggtccccacccccgcccagccccccacctgctgatagccctcccaga ccccccacctgctga